A window from Pseudomonas kribbensis encodes these proteins:
- a CDS encoding BRO-N domain-containing protein, whose amino-acid sequence MSEPLLPTRFVRNKTHLHALLVENQAWFCVHELGRLMGKYLDERQLRKLDADQRQMMCVETYGEPGEHLMVSESGVYALLIYHYCPEYRQLREWVTHQVVPALRDARPTRSVERPILSVLSWPKMSLSTLHWQDEPWIRLRDMPCLLAEDPFNRQESWWRKASRMLRSY is encoded by the coding sequence ATGTCTGAACCACTTCTTCCAACTCGATTTGTCCGCAACAAAACCCACCTGCATGCCCTTCTGGTGGAGAACCAGGCCTGGTTCTGCGTCCATGAACTGGGGCGGCTGATGGGTAAATATCTGGATGAGCGACAGCTGCGCAAACTCGATGCCGATCAGCGACAGATGATGTGCGTGGAGACCTACGGCGAGCCCGGAGAACATCTGATGGTGAGCGAGTCAGGTGTGTATGCGCTGCTGATCTATCACTACTGCCCTGAGTATCGACAGCTTCGCGAGTGGGTGACGCATCAGGTTGTGCCTGCGCTGCGAGATGCCCGTCCGACGCGCTCGGTTGAGCGTCCGATACTGAGTGTTTTGAGCTGGCCCAAGATGTCGTTGAGCACGTTGCACTGGCAGGATGAGCCATGGATTCGGTTGCGGGATATGCCGTGTTTGCTGGCGGAGGATCCGTTTAATCGTCAGGAATCCTGGTGGCGTAAAGCTTCACGAATGCTGCGTAGTTACTGA
- a CDS encoding sulfite exporter TauE/SafE family protein, with the protein MFYLLLTLFGCLTGVTAVLFGFGGGFVVVPLLYRMLTASHGADDPIGLSAMQIAVATSTCVMIVNALVATDKHRRAGNLIRDYLWPLGGFIGLGAVVGAIAAVWVSGEIIRYAFIAYLGVTIVDCLLRRGFLTQSEGVIPRRLGTLETSGGGVGIGAIATFLGVGGSVMTVPLLRRCGLSMSQATSMANPLSVPVALAGTLTYMLMAGFSETKLGPWFIGYVNLLAFAVLTLGSMLGIRLATPWIGRIPDRVHAWVYIGLLMIVMISMCVS; encoded by the coding sequence ATGTTCTACCTCCTGCTGACACTCTTCGGCTGCCTGACCGGCGTCACCGCTGTGCTCTTCGGCTTCGGCGGCGGCTTCGTCGTCGTGCCGCTGCTGTACCGCATGCTCACCGCCAGCCACGGCGCTGACGACCCGATTGGCCTATCAGCCATGCAAATCGCCGTCGCCACCTCGACCTGCGTGATGATCGTCAACGCCCTGGTCGCCACCGACAAACACCGCCGCGCCGGCAACCTGATCCGGGATTACCTGTGGCCCTTGGGCGGGTTCATCGGGTTGGGCGCAGTCGTCGGCGCAATCGCAGCGGTTTGGGTCAGCGGCGAAATCATCCGTTATGCCTTCATCGCCTACCTTGGCGTGACGATTGTCGACTGCCTGCTGCGACGCGGCTTTCTCACACAGTCCGAAGGCGTCATCCCACGGCGATTGGGAACGCTGGAAACGTCTGGCGGTGGTGTAGGCATTGGCGCCATCGCGACGTTTCTCGGTGTAGGAGGAAGCGTCATGACCGTGCCGTTGTTGCGGCGTTGCGGGTTGAGCATGTCGCAGGCCACTTCCATGGCCAATCCATTGAGCGTGCCGGTGGCGCTGGCGGGGACGCTGACTTACATGTTGATGGCAGGGTTCAGCGAGACAAAACTCGGACCATGGTTTATCGGGTATGTGAATCTGCTGGCGTTTGCGGTGCTGACGCTGGGCTCGATGCTGGGGATTCGACTGGCGACGCCGTGGATCGGGCGGATACCGGATCGGGTGCATGCTTGGGTGTATATCGGATTGTTGATGATTGTGATGATCAGCATGTGCGTGAGTTGA
- a CDS encoding AraC family transcriptional regulator — MRNISINLLDDTPRPVVAIGTDYSHGYLLPRHTHRRAQLLYGATGVMQVNTHDGNWVVPPQRAVWIPPGVAHEVLMLGVSTRSLYIEPGTVDLSERCQVISVSSLMRQLLMEAVKLPLTYDLTGRDGALIDLLLHELLRSAPLPLHIPLPSDGRLLELCQTFLHQPNAHQSPQQWADQLHISLRTFNRLFRQQTGLSFSQWRQRACVVLALARLAAGEAVTRIALDFGYDSPAAFSTMFRRILGQAPSVWLEAAN, encoded by the coding sequence ATGCGCAATATTTCGATCAATCTGCTGGATGACACGCCGCGCCCGGTGGTGGCGATCGGTACGGATTATTCCCACGGCTATCTGTTGCCACGTCATACGCATCGGCGGGCGCAATTGTTGTACGGCGCAACCGGGGTGATGCAGGTCAACACGCATGACGGCAACTGGGTGGTGCCGCCGCAGCGAGCGGTGTGGATTCCGCCGGGGGTGGCGCATGAGGTGTTGATGCTGGGGGTCAGCACCCGCAGCTTGTATATCGAGCCGGGGACGGTGGATCTGAGTGAGCGTTGTCAGGTGATCAGTGTGTCGTCGTTGATGCGGCAATTACTGATGGAAGCGGTGAAGCTGCCGCTGACGTATGACCTGACCGGGCGCGACGGTGCGCTGATCGATTTGTTGCTGCATGAATTACTGCGCAGTGCACCGTTGCCGCTGCACATTCCGCTGCCGTCTGACGGAAGACTGCTCGAACTGTGTCAGACCTTTCTGCATCAACCGAATGCCCACCAATCCCCCCAGCAATGGGCCGATCAGTTGCACATAAGCTTGCGTACCTTCAACAGATTGTTCCGCCAGCAAACCGGCCTGAGTTTCAGTCAATGGCGCCAGCGCGCCTGCGTGGTATTGGCGCTGGCACGGCTGGCGGCGGGTGAAGCGGTGACGCGGATTGCCCTGGATTTCGGTTATGACAGCCCGGCGGCGTTCTCGACGATGTTCCGTCGGATCCTAGGTCAGGCACCGTCCGTCTGGTTGGAGGCGGCGAACTAG
- a CDS encoding XRE family transcriptional regulator produces MATSTMNLILERIALFQFTPTHCVQARGMLGWSMEQLSRETGVSVDDIQRFEAQQEVADSARLALTYRFEAQGLVFFPGFAPGCGANMRESGSVEMRGDLAMVE; encoded by the coding sequence ATGGCCACTTCAACGATGAACCTCATCCTCGAACGTATTGCCCTTTTCCAGTTCACCCCGACTCATTGCGTCCAGGCCCGAGGGATGTTGGGCTGGAGCATGGAACAGTTGTCGCGGGAGACTGGGGTTTCGGTAGACGACATCCAGCGGTTCGAGGCGCAACAGGAAGTGGCGGATTCGGCGCGGCTGGCGTTGACGTATCGGTTTGAGGCGCAGGGGTTGGTGTTCTTTCCGGGGTTTGCGCCGGGGTGTGGAGCGAATATGAGGGAATCAGGCTCTGTTGAGATGCGCGGTGATTTGGCAATGGTCGAATAA
- a CDS encoding amidase family protein, translating into MKCRFKRNMNTLAQAILLSLASSAAFAAPSGAELEYASASELSAMMVSNELTSVALVQHLIARVADLDKQGPTLNAIIEMNPEAFDIATAMDEERAQGKIRGPLHGIPVLLKDNFDTADGMQTSAGSMAMVGQPATQDAFTVQQLREAGAILLGKANMSEWSGMRDMSLPLGWSGRGGQGKNPHLLSASTCGSSSGPATAVAAGFTPLAVGTETNGSISCPASAIGVVGVKPTLGLFSRSGIVPITRLQDTPGTLTRTVRDAALMFNVMQGTDAADSATANAPTGIDYTALLSDAALQGKRIGYPIAYTGSHDTLLTPNPEMLAAMAVLREQGATLVPLTVRLPDIEGYLSGLMGAMKHELPEYLASRQGLPIDSLQTLIDFNQANPGDEHYCQQMLEAINAVELTHEEASAQIAIISQNFKDAIDEQLREHNLDALFAENDGYSQFSAATAGYPAITLPSGMSDDGTPTSVFLYGQQWSEPQLLAMAYSYEQASMALRQPGFKE; encoded by the coding sequence GCAAGCGCCAGCGAGCTCAGTGCAATGATGGTCAGCAACGAACTGACTTCGGTTGCGCTGGTTCAACACCTCATCGCGCGTGTTGCGGATCTGGACAAGCAAGGTCCCACCCTCAACGCCATTATCGAAATGAATCCCGAGGCTTTCGACATCGCGACGGCGATGGATGAAGAGCGTGCGCAAGGCAAGATCCGTGGCCCGCTGCACGGAATTCCGGTCCTGTTGAAGGACAACTTCGATACCGCTGACGGCATGCAAACCAGTGCCGGCTCAATGGCCATGGTCGGACAGCCGGCGACTCAGGATGCTTTTACGGTTCAACAGCTTCGTGAGGCCGGCGCCATCCTGCTGGGCAAAGCCAACATGAGTGAATGGTCGGGCATGCGTGATATGTCTCTGCCTTTGGGGTGGAGCGGGCGCGGCGGCCAGGGGAAAAATCCTCACCTGTTGAGCGCAAGTACCTGTGGTTCCAGTTCCGGCCCGGCAACTGCAGTGGCCGCCGGTTTCACACCGCTGGCAGTGGGCACAGAAACCAATGGCTCGATCAGTTGCCCGGCCTCGGCCATTGGCGTGGTCGGCGTCAAACCGACACTCGGGCTGTTCAGCCGTTCCGGCATTGTGCCGATCACTCGCCTGCAAGACACTCCGGGCACACTGACCCGTACGGTGCGGGACGCTGCATTGATGTTCAACGTCATGCAAGGCACTGATGCTGCGGACAGCGCCACTGCCAACGCCCCCACAGGAATCGACTACACGGCATTGCTTTCCGATGCCGCTCTGCAAGGCAAGCGGATCGGCTATCCAATCGCGTATACAGGATCCCACGACACGTTACTGACCCCGAATCCGGAGATGCTCGCCGCGATGGCTGTCTTGCGGGAGCAGGGCGCTACGTTGGTCCCATTGACCGTGCGTCTTCCAGACATCGAGGGCTACCTCAGTGGTCTGATGGGCGCGATGAAGCATGAGTTGCCAGAGTATCTGGCCAGCCGTCAGGGCTTGCCGATTGATTCATTGCAGACGTTGATCGATTTCAACCAGGCCAACCCCGGTGATGAGCATTACTGCCAGCAGATGCTGGAGGCAATCAACGCCGTTGAACTCACCCATGAGGAGGCGAGTGCACAGATTGCAATCATCAGCCAGAACTTCAAAGACGCTATCGATGAGCAACTGCGCGAACACAACCTGGACGCACTGTTTGCCGAAAACGATGGTTATTCCCAGTTTTCTGCGGCTACCGCAGGTTATCCGGCAATCACCTTGCCCTCGGGCATGAGCGATGACGGTACGCCGACTTCCGTGTTCTTATACGGCCAGCAATGGAGCGAGCCGCAGCTGTTGGCGATGGCGTACAGCTACGAGCAGGCTTCGATGGCATTGCGGCAGCCGGGGTTCAAGGAGTAA